The Deltaproteobacteria bacterium nucleotide sequence GGATGTCACCAAAAAGAGGTTGTATTTGGAGACCATGGAAGAGATATTGCCCAATGTCAAAAAGTTTGTCATCGATTCACAGGTTGGGGGCAATGTGCTTCAATTTTTGCCTCTAGAGACAAAGGAAAAGACCATCAAAAAGGAAGAGTAAAGGATAAAGGAGGTAAGATGGGTACCAAGGGCATAATCATTATAGCGATAGTATTGGCGATCATTATTGTAGGAAGTTCAACCTTATTCACCGTAGATGAAACCGAAACTGTCATCATCACCCAATTTGGAGAATATATCCGGACGGTGAAAGAGCCAGGTCTTAAACTGAAGACGCCTTTCATCCAGACCATCCATTACTTTGACAAGAGGGTGCTGGAATACGATGCAGCCCCCGCTGAAATCCTCACCAAGGACAAAAAGAACCTGCTTGTAGACAACTACGCACGCTGGAAGATCATAGATCCCCTTAAACTCTACCAAACCGTCAGAAATGTGAGAGGGGCCCAGGCTCGGCTAGCTGACATCATCTATGCCGATTTAAGGGAGGAATTGGCCAAGCATAATCTATCAGACGTAATCGACATCCATAGAGAAGGGATAATGAAGACCGTTTCGGAAAAAAGTGCTGAGAAGGCCAGACAATATGGGATCAAGATCATCGATGTAAGGATCAAAAGGGCGGATCTTCCACATGAGGTAGCAGAAAGTGTGTATGCCAGGATGAATGCAGAGAGGCACAGGATAGCCAAGAAGTACCGCTCGCAAGGGGAGGAGGAGGCAGCCAAGATCAGGGCAGAAACAGATAAGCAGAGGGCCATTATTCTGGCAGAGG carries:
- the hflC gene encoding protease modulator HflC, with protein sequence MGTKGIIIIAIVLAIIIVGSSTLFTVDETETVIITQFGEYIRTVKEPGLKLKTPFIQTIHYFDKRVLEYDAAPAEILTKDKKNLLVDNYARWKIIDPLKLYQTVRNVRGAQARLADIIYADLREELAKHNLSDVIDIHREGIMKTVSEKSAEKARQYGIKIIDVRIKRADLPHEVAESVYARMNAERHRIAKKYRSQGEEEAAKIRAETDKQRAIILAEAYRQAQTIKGKAEAEAIKIYADAFRRDPRFYDFIRTLESYQKIIDKETTVILRSDSELFKYIDILGK